From a single Pseudorasbora parva isolate DD20220531a chromosome 15, ASM2467924v1, whole genome shotgun sequence genomic region:
- the mep1ba gene encoding meprin A subunit beta isoform X2, with the protein MSVSEEECPVCQGKISNPSQPSPCCGKVFCQRCLSQSFRFRTHCPYCRSSDSANNSLRPTSSLSETDVDNGKDQDIFEINEEAGLHLVEGDILIEEGESRNTILGEKYRWPTTVPYFLDSSLEINAKGVILKAFEQYRLKTCIDFKPWGGEPNYIFVFKGSGCYSKVGNRQMGKQELSIGSNCDRLGTVEHEFLHALGFWHEQSRSDRDDYVAIVWDQIEEGKEHNFNLYDETVSSSLGVPYDYGSVMHYSKTSFNKDKEPTIVTKIPEFLDVIGQRMEFSDSDLLKLNRLYNCTKASTFLDSCHFEEPNICGMIQGDGGNAKWARVQTVEGGPKTDYTTLGQCQGVGFFMHFSTATGSQGDKAYLESRLFYPERRSQCLQFYHYTSGGADDQLNIWVREYTAENPKGVLRLIQKISGGLKDSWELYHVTLDVSDKFRVVFEGVKGRDASKGGLSLDDINLSETQCPQYTWRIRDFTSLLATTAAGAKTYSPRFLSPDGYSFQIGLYINGLKDSPYKMAIYLHLTSGPYDDDLQWPCPWRQASMELMDQNPDIQHRMNNMRMMTTDPTKSSTDSMGNVEYFWDDPRKVGSRVTDTDGNSYYRGPGSGTSNYITHDRLKSRSFIKGDDVIFLLSLEDVTGLLEPQSREFRRPESPPKDSNGSSTATVTVSIFVAAAMFLGLVASALFYVRRRRQQMERDREIEPERTDG; encoded by the exons atgtctGTGTCAGAGGAAGAGTGTCCTGTGTGCCAGGGGAAAATAAGTAATCCTTCTCAACCTTCTCCATGCTGTGGAAAAGT ATTTTGCCAGAGATGCCTCAGTCAATCTTTTCGATTCAGGACTCATTGTCCATACTGCAGAAGCAGTGATTCTGCGAATAATTCATTGAGA CCAACATCTTCACTGTCAG AGACTGATGTAGATAATGGAAAAGACCAGGACATATTTGAAATAAACGAAG AGGCCGGACTTCACCTGGTGGAAGgagacattctgatagaggag GGAGAAAGCAGGAACACTATTCTGGGTGAAAAGTATCGCTGGCCTACCACTGTGCCATACTTCCTAGACAGCAGCCTTG AAATCAATGCCAAAGGTGTGATTCTGAAAGCATTTGAGCAATACAGACTCAAGACCTGTATTGACTTCAAACCCTGGGGTGGAGAACCAAActacatttttgtatttaaaggCAGCGG atGTTACTCAAAGGTGGGGAATCGACAGATGGGGAAACAGGAGTTGTCAATTGGTTCAAACTGTGACCGTTTAGGAACAGTGGAGCATGAGTTTCTGCATGCGTTGGGTTTCTGGCACGAGCAGTCCAGATCTGACAGAGACGACTACGTCGCCATAGTGTGGGACCAGATTGAAGAGG GTAAAGAGCACAACTTCAATTTATATGATGAAACGGTGTCAAGCTCTCTCGGTGTGCCCTATGATTACGGTTCGGTCATGCACTACAGTAAGACGTCCTTCAACAAAGACAAAGAGCCAACTATCGTTACCAAGATACCAGAATTCTTGGATGTGATTGGTCAACGCATGGAGTTTAGTGACAGTGACCTGCTCAAGCTAAACAGGCTGTACAATTGTA CTAAAGCCTCAACTTTTCTGGACTCTTGCCACTTTGAGGAACCGAATATCTGTGGTATGATCCAGGGAGATGGTGGAAATGCCAAGTGGGCTCGTGTACAAACAGTAGAGGGCGGTCCAAAAACGGACTACACAACTCTGGGTCAATGTCAAG GGGTTGGGTTCTTCATGCATTTCAGCACAGCTACAGGTAGCCAAGGAGACAAGGCTTACCTGGAAAGCCGCCTCTTTTACCCAGAAAGACGCTCCCAATGCCTGCAGTTCTATCATTACACCAGTGGGGGCGCCGATGACCAGCTAAACATCTGGGTGCGCGAATACACTGCTGAAAACCCCAAAGGAGTCCTGAGACTCATTCAGAAGATCAGTG GTGGACTTAAAGACTCCTGGGAACTATACCATGTGACGCTAGATGTCTCTGATAAATTCAGAGTGGTGTTTGAAGGAGTTAAAGGAAGAGATGCATCAAAGGGTGGTCTGTCTCTGGACGACATCAACCTCTCAGAGACCCAGTGTCCTCAGTACACTTGGCGTATTCGTGATTTTACCAGTCTTCTTGCTACAACTGCTGCTGGCGCTAAAACCTACAGCCCCCGCTTCTTATCCCCAGATGGTTACTCGTTTCAGATTGGTTTGTACATTAACGGCTTGAAGGATAGCCCATATAAAATGGCAATCTACCTCCACTTGACCTCTGGACCTTATGATGATGATCTCCAATGGCCGTGTCCATGGCGACAGGCATCTATGGAGCTGATGGACCAGAATCCAGACATCCAACACCGcatgaacaacatgaggatgatGACTACTGATCCAACCAAGTCCTCCACTGACT CCATGGGTAATGTAGAGTATTTCTGGGATGACCCACGAAAAGTAGGCAGTCGAGTCACTGACACAGATGGCAATTCATACTACCGGGGACCCGGTTCTGGTACCAGCAATTACATCACACATGATCGCCTGAAGAGTCGAAGCTTCATTAAAGGAGATGATGTTATCTTCCTCCTCTCCCTTGAAG ATGTGACTGGACTTTTGGAGCCTCAGTCAAGAGAGTTTCGGAGACCGGAATCACCTCCAAAGGACTCTAATGGAAGCTCTACAGCAACAGTGACAGTAAGCATCTTTGTGGCAGCGGCTATGTTCCTTGGTCTTGTTGCGAGTGCACTGTTCTACGTGCGAAGGAGAAGACAACAGATGGAAAGAGACAGAGAGATTGAGCCAGAGAGGACAGATGGTT AA
- the mep1ba gene encoding meprin A subunit beta isoform X1, with the protein MSVSEEECPVCQGKISNPSQPSPCCGKVFCQRCLSQSFRFRTHCPYCRSSDSANNSLRPTSSLSGKTETDVDNGKDQDIFEINEEAGLHLVEGDILIEEGESRNTILGEKYRWPTTVPYFLDSSLEINAKGVILKAFEQYRLKTCIDFKPWGGEPNYIFVFKGSGCYSKVGNRQMGKQELSIGSNCDRLGTVEHEFLHALGFWHEQSRSDRDDYVAIVWDQIEEGKEHNFNLYDETVSSSLGVPYDYGSVMHYSKTSFNKDKEPTIVTKIPEFLDVIGQRMEFSDSDLLKLNRLYNCTKASTFLDSCHFEEPNICGMIQGDGGNAKWARVQTVEGGPKTDYTTLGQCQGVGFFMHFSTATGSQGDKAYLESRLFYPERRSQCLQFYHYTSGGADDQLNIWVREYTAENPKGVLRLIQKISGGLKDSWELYHVTLDVSDKFRVVFEGVKGRDASKGGLSLDDINLSETQCPQYTWRIRDFTSLLATTAAGAKTYSPRFLSPDGYSFQIGLYINGLKDSPYKMAIYLHLTSGPYDDDLQWPCPWRQASMELMDQNPDIQHRMNNMRMMTTDPTKSSTDSMGNVEYFWDDPRKVGSRVTDTDGNSYYRGPGSGTSNYITHDRLKSRSFIKGDDVIFLLSLEDVTGLLEPQSREFRRPESPPKDSNGSSTATVTVSIFVAAAMFLGLVASALFYVRRRRQQMERDREIEPERTDG; encoded by the exons atgtctGTGTCAGAGGAAGAGTGTCCTGTGTGCCAGGGGAAAATAAGTAATCCTTCTCAACCTTCTCCATGCTGTGGAAAAGT ATTTTGCCAGAGATGCCTCAGTCAATCTTTTCGATTCAGGACTCATTGTCCATACTGCAGAAGCAGTGATTCTGCGAATAATTCATTGAGA CCAACATCTTCACTGTCAG gCAAAACAGAGACTGATGTAGATAATGGAAAAGACCAGGACATATTTGAAATAAACGAAG AGGCCGGACTTCACCTGGTGGAAGgagacattctgatagaggag GGAGAAAGCAGGAACACTATTCTGGGTGAAAAGTATCGCTGGCCTACCACTGTGCCATACTTCCTAGACAGCAGCCTTG AAATCAATGCCAAAGGTGTGATTCTGAAAGCATTTGAGCAATACAGACTCAAGACCTGTATTGACTTCAAACCCTGGGGTGGAGAACCAAActacatttttgtatttaaaggCAGCGG atGTTACTCAAAGGTGGGGAATCGACAGATGGGGAAACAGGAGTTGTCAATTGGTTCAAACTGTGACCGTTTAGGAACAGTGGAGCATGAGTTTCTGCATGCGTTGGGTTTCTGGCACGAGCAGTCCAGATCTGACAGAGACGACTACGTCGCCATAGTGTGGGACCAGATTGAAGAGG GTAAAGAGCACAACTTCAATTTATATGATGAAACGGTGTCAAGCTCTCTCGGTGTGCCCTATGATTACGGTTCGGTCATGCACTACAGTAAGACGTCCTTCAACAAAGACAAAGAGCCAACTATCGTTACCAAGATACCAGAATTCTTGGATGTGATTGGTCAACGCATGGAGTTTAGTGACAGTGACCTGCTCAAGCTAAACAGGCTGTACAATTGTA CTAAAGCCTCAACTTTTCTGGACTCTTGCCACTTTGAGGAACCGAATATCTGTGGTATGATCCAGGGAGATGGTGGAAATGCCAAGTGGGCTCGTGTACAAACAGTAGAGGGCGGTCCAAAAACGGACTACACAACTCTGGGTCAATGTCAAG GGGTTGGGTTCTTCATGCATTTCAGCACAGCTACAGGTAGCCAAGGAGACAAGGCTTACCTGGAAAGCCGCCTCTTTTACCCAGAAAGACGCTCCCAATGCCTGCAGTTCTATCATTACACCAGTGGGGGCGCCGATGACCAGCTAAACATCTGGGTGCGCGAATACACTGCTGAAAACCCCAAAGGAGTCCTGAGACTCATTCAGAAGATCAGTG GTGGACTTAAAGACTCCTGGGAACTATACCATGTGACGCTAGATGTCTCTGATAAATTCAGAGTGGTGTTTGAAGGAGTTAAAGGAAGAGATGCATCAAAGGGTGGTCTGTCTCTGGACGACATCAACCTCTCAGAGACCCAGTGTCCTCAGTACACTTGGCGTATTCGTGATTTTACCAGTCTTCTTGCTACAACTGCTGCTGGCGCTAAAACCTACAGCCCCCGCTTCTTATCCCCAGATGGTTACTCGTTTCAGATTGGTTTGTACATTAACGGCTTGAAGGATAGCCCATATAAAATGGCAATCTACCTCCACTTGACCTCTGGACCTTATGATGATGATCTCCAATGGCCGTGTCCATGGCGACAGGCATCTATGGAGCTGATGGACCAGAATCCAGACATCCAACACCGcatgaacaacatgaggatgatGACTACTGATCCAACCAAGTCCTCCACTGACT CCATGGGTAATGTAGAGTATTTCTGGGATGACCCACGAAAAGTAGGCAGTCGAGTCACTGACACAGATGGCAATTCATACTACCGGGGACCCGGTTCTGGTACCAGCAATTACATCACACATGATCGCCTGAAGAGTCGAAGCTTCATTAAAGGAGATGATGTTATCTTCCTCCTCTCCCTTGAAG ATGTGACTGGACTTTTGGAGCCTCAGTCAAGAGAGTTTCGGAGACCGGAATCACCTCCAAAGGACTCTAATGGAAGCTCTACAGCAACAGTGACAGTAAGCATCTTTGTGGCAGCGGCTATGTTCCTTGGTCTTGTTGCGAGTGCACTGTTCTACGTGCGAAGGAGAAGACAACAGATGGAAAGAGACAGAGAGATTGAGCCAGAGAGGACAGATGGTT AA
- the mep1ba gene encoding meprin A subunit beta isoform X3, with translation MATQFSGFFWTFFVKDKPTSSLSGKTETDVDNGKDQDIFEINEEAGLHLVEGDILIEEGESRNTILGEKYRWPTTVPYFLDSSLEINAKGVILKAFEQYRLKTCIDFKPWGGEPNYIFVFKGSGCYSKVGNRQMGKQELSIGSNCDRLGTVEHEFLHALGFWHEQSRSDRDDYVAIVWDQIEEGKEHNFNLYDETVSSSLGVPYDYGSVMHYSKTSFNKDKEPTIVTKIPEFLDVIGQRMEFSDSDLLKLNRLYNCTKASTFLDSCHFEEPNICGMIQGDGGNAKWARVQTVEGGPKTDYTTLGQCQGVGFFMHFSTATGSQGDKAYLESRLFYPERRSQCLQFYHYTSGGADDQLNIWVREYTAENPKGVLRLIQKISGGLKDSWELYHVTLDVSDKFRVVFEGVKGRDASKGGLSLDDINLSETQCPQYTWRIRDFTSLLATTAAGAKTYSPRFLSPDGYSFQIGLYINGLKDSPYKMAIYLHLTSGPYDDDLQWPCPWRQASMELMDQNPDIQHRMNNMRMMTTDPTKSSTDSMGNVEYFWDDPRKVGSRVTDTDGNSYYRGPGSGTSNYITHDRLKSRSFIKGDDVIFLLSLEDVTGLLEPQSREFRRPESPPKDSNGSSTATVTVSIFVAAAMFLGLVASALFYVRRRRQQMERDREIEPERTDG, from the exons atgGCAACACAGTTCTCAGGGTTTTTCTGGACTTTTTTCGTGAAAGATAAG CCAACATCTTCACTGTCAG gCAAAACAGAGACTGATGTAGATAATGGAAAAGACCAGGACATATTTGAAATAAACGAAG AGGCCGGACTTCACCTGGTGGAAGgagacattctgatagaggag GGAGAAAGCAGGAACACTATTCTGGGTGAAAAGTATCGCTGGCCTACCACTGTGCCATACTTCCTAGACAGCAGCCTTG AAATCAATGCCAAAGGTGTGATTCTGAAAGCATTTGAGCAATACAGACTCAAGACCTGTATTGACTTCAAACCCTGGGGTGGAGAACCAAActacatttttgtatttaaaggCAGCGG atGTTACTCAAAGGTGGGGAATCGACAGATGGGGAAACAGGAGTTGTCAATTGGTTCAAACTGTGACCGTTTAGGAACAGTGGAGCATGAGTTTCTGCATGCGTTGGGTTTCTGGCACGAGCAGTCCAGATCTGACAGAGACGACTACGTCGCCATAGTGTGGGACCAGATTGAAGAGG GTAAAGAGCACAACTTCAATTTATATGATGAAACGGTGTCAAGCTCTCTCGGTGTGCCCTATGATTACGGTTCGGTCATGCACTACAGTAAGACGTCCTTCAACAAAGACAAAGAGCCAACTATCGTTACCAAGATACCAGAATTCTTGGATGTGATTGGTCAACGCATGGAGTTTAGTGACAGTGACCTGCTCAAGCTAAACAGGCTGTACAATTGTA CTAAAGCCTCAACTTTTCTGGACTCTTGCCACTTTGAGGAACCGAATATCTGTGGTATGATCCAGGGAGATGGTGGAAATGCCAAGTGGGCTCGTGTACAAACAGTAGAGGGCGGTCCAAAAACGGACTACACAACTCTGGGTCAATGTCAAG GGGTTGGGTTCTTCATGCATTTCAGCACAGCTACAGGTAGCCAAGGAGACAAGGCTTACCTGGAAAGCCGCCTCTTTTACCCAGAAAGACGCTCCCAATGCCTGCAGTTCTATCATTACACCAGTGGGGGCGCCGATGACCAGCTAAACATCTGGGTGCGCGAATACACTGCTGAAAACCCCAAAGGAGTCCTGAGACTCATTCAGAAGATCAGTG GTGGACTTAAAGACTCCTGGGAACTATACCATGTGACGCTAGATGTCTCTGATAAATTCAGAGTGGTGTTTGAAGGAGTTAAAGGAAGAGATGCATCAAAGGGTGGTCTGTCTCTGGACGACATCAACCTCTCAGAGACCCAGTGTCCTCAGTACACTTGGCGTATTCGTGATTTTACCAGTCTTCTTGCTACAACTGCTGCTGGCGCTAAAACCTACAGCCCCCGCTTCTTATCCCCAGATGGTTACTCGTTTCAGATTGGTTTGTACATTAACGGCTTGAAGGATAGCCCATATAAAATGGCAATCTACCTCCACTTGACCTCTGGACCTTATGATGATGATCTCCAATGGCCGTGTCCATGGCGACAGGCATCTATGGAGCTGATGGACCAGAATCCAGACATCCAACACCGcatgaacaacatgaggatgatGACTACTGATCCAACCAAGTCCTCCACTGACT CCATGGGTAATGTAGAGTATTTCTGGGATGACCCACGAAAAGTAGGCAGTCGAGTCACTGACACAGATGGCAATTCATACTACCGGGGACCCGGTTCTGGTACCAGCAATTACATCACACATGATCGCCTGAAGAGTCGAAGCTTCATTAAAGGAGATGATGTTATCTTCCTCCTCTCCCTTGAAG ATGTGACTGGACTTTTGGAGCCTCAGTCAAGAGAGTTTCGGAGACCGGAATCACCTCCAAAGGACTCTAATGGAAGCTCTACAGCAACAGTGACAGTAAGCATCTTTGTGGCAGCGGCTATGTTCCTTGGTCTTGTTGCGAGTGCACTGTTCTACGTGCGAAGGAGAAGACAACAGATGGAAAGAGACAGAGAGATTGAGCCAGAGAGGACAGATGGTT AA